A genomic segment from Propioniciclava sp. MC1595 encodes:
- a CDS encoding replication-associated recombination protein A: MTDLFGNPIDDPAPLRGGSLAGADHADLPLAVRLRPRTVEEIVGQQHLLTPGSPLRRLADGQPMSVFLWGPPGVGKTTIASVVSQSTNRRFVELSGVTAGVKEVRAELETAKRELARGRGTVLFVDEVHRFNKAQQDVLLPAVENRLVTLIAATTENPSFSVISPLLSRSLLLTLKPLTDADIDVLLNRALADERGLRAGEGQPFTLAEEARASIIRLAGGDARRSLTYLEEAAASAEAHGATEIGPDAVEQAVDKAAIRYDKDGDQHYDVISAFIKSVRGSDVDAALHYLARMLEAGEDPRFIARRLIISASEDIGMAAPSVLQTCVAAAQAVQLIGMPEGRLPLAQATVAAATAPKSNAVYVAVDAAVADVKAGKVGQVPPHLRDAHYSGAEKLGHGQGYLYAHDAPHAVAAQQYLPDDLMDARYYRPTSHGNEAQIAERWVTIRSLLGREG, from the coding sequence GTGACTGACCTGTTCGGCAATCCCATCGATGACCCGGCCCCGCTGCGTGGTGGGTCGCTCGCGGGCGCCGACCACGCCGACCTACCGCTGGCCGTGCGCTTACGACCTCGCACGGTCGAGGAGATCGTCGGCCAACAGCACCTCTTGACGCCAGGGTCACCCTTGCGGCGCCTGGCCGACGGCCAACCGATGAGCGTGTTCCTGTGGGGGCCGCCGGGGGTAGGGAAGACCACCATCGCCTCGGTCGTGTCACAGAGCACGAACCGCCGCTTCGTGGAGCTTTCAGGCGTGACCGCCGGGGTCAAGGAGGTGCGCGCCGAACTGGAGACTGCCAAGCGCGAACTCGCCCGAGGCCGGGGGACCGTCCTGTTCGTCGACGAGGTGCACCGCTTCAACAAGGCCCAACAAGACGTGCTCCTGCCCGCCGTGGAGAATCGGCTGGTCACCCTCATCGCGGCCACCACGGAGAACCCGTCCTTCTCGGTCATCTCGCCGCTGCTCAGCCGGTCGCTGCTGCTCACCTTGAAGCCGCTGACGGACGCTGACATCGATGTGCTTCTCAATCGAGCACTCGCCGACGAGCGGGGTCTGCGCGCTGGCGAGGGCCAGCCGTTCACGCTGGCTGAGGAGGCACGGGCGAGCATCATCCGCCTGGCCGGTGGAGACGCCCGACGGAGCCTCACGTACCTCGAGGAGGCCGCTGCCTCGGCTGAGGCGCACGGCGCCACCGAGATCGGTCCGGACGCCGTGGAGCAGGCCGTCGACAAGGCCGCGATCCGCTACGACAAGGATGGCGACCAGCACTATGACGTGATCAGCGCGTTCATCAAGAGCGTGCGCGGTTCCGACGTGGACGCGGCGCTGCACTACTTGGCCCGCATGCTGGAGGCGGGTGAAGACCCGCGGTTCATCGCGCGACGTCTCATCATCTCCGCGAGCGAGGACATCGGCATGGCCGCACCGTCGGTGTTGCAGACGTGCGTGGCCGCGGCCCAAGCCGTGCAGTTGATCGGCATGCCCGAGGGACGCCTGCCGCTCGCGCAGGCGACGGTGGCCGCGGCGACCGCCCCGAAGTCGAACGCCGTCTACGTGGCTGTGGACGCTGCCGTTGCCGACGTGAAGGCCGGCAAGGTCGGCCAGGTACCACCGCACCTGCGCGACGCCCACTACTCAGGCGCCGAGAAGCTCGGCCACGGCCAGGGGTACCTCTATGCCCACGATGCTCCCCACGCTGTCGCTGCCCAGCAGTACCTTCCCGACGACCTGATGGACGCCCGGTACTACCGCCCCACGTCGCACGGCAACGAGGCCCAGATCGCCGAGCGCTGGGTGACGATCAGGTCATTGCTCGGCCGGGAAGGCTGA
- a CDS encoding ABC transporter ATP-binding protein, giving the protein MSEALVVRGVRASYGSTEVLHGIDLAVPRGAVLAVVGPSGSGKTTLLRCIGGFEFPTAGDVFIDGVSVCGQTWVPPHKRSIGYVSQDGALFPHLSVRSNVGFGLPRSERTPEAIAELLEIVNLSPDLAKRRPDQLSGGQQQRVSLARALARHPAVMLLDEPFSALDTHLRESTRDLVGEVLHEAGVTTVLVTHDQEEALAFADLVAVLEAGELRQVGPPQEVYERPNDLATARLLGSTLELDAIVTRGMAQTVIGPIPALGVPDGAATVVARPHQVSARLDVRGDWIVRSLAFHGDHRRLTLGPVSGESGPTFRVSTDQPLRVGDRMSISLIGRALVVPAID; this is encoded by the coding sequence GTGAGCGAGGCGCTCGTCGTCCGAGGGGTTCGGGCCAGCTACGGGTCGACCGAAGTGCTGCACGGCATCGACCTCGCCGTCCCGCGTGGCGCTGTTCTCGCCGTTGTCGGGCCCTCGGGCAGCGGCAAGACCACCCTGCTGCGCTGCATCGGAGGATTCGAGTTCCCCACCGCCGGCGACGTCTTCATCGACGGCGTCTCCGTCTGCGGACAGACGTGGGTGCCACCGCACAAGCGCTCCATCGGGTACGTGTCGCAGGATGGTGCGCTGTTCCCCCATCTGTCGGTGCGGTCGAACGTCGGTTTCGGACTGCCACGCTCCGAACGGACGCCCGAAGCCATTGCCGAGTTACTGGAGATCGTCAACCTGTCCCCCGATCTGGCCAAGCGGCGCCCCGACCAACTCTCGGGCGGGCAGCAGCAGCGCGTCTCGTTGGCTCGGGCATTGGCTCGCCACCCCGCAGTGATGCTGTTGGACGAGCCTTTTTCGGCCCTCGATACCCACCTGCGAGAATCAACGCGCGACCTGGTCGGCGAGGTCCTGCACGAGGCCGGTGTCACCACCGTGCTGGTCACCCACGACCAGGAGGAGGCACTCGCTTTCGCCGATCTGGTGGCGGTCCTGGAGGCAGGAGAACTGCGTCAGGTCGGGCCGCCGCAGGAGGTCTACGAACGGCCCAACGACCTGGCCACCGCGCGCCTGTTGGGCTCGACGCTAGAGCTTGACGCCATCGTCACGCGCGGGATGGCCCAGACGGTGATCGGGCCAATCCCAGCCCTCGGTGTGCCTGACGGCGCCGCCACAGTTGTCGCCCGCCCCCACCAGGTCTCAGCGCGCCTCGACGTGCGGGGGGACTGGATCGTGCGGTCTTTGGCCTTTCACGGGGACCATCGACGCCTCACGCTGGGACCAGTCTCCGGCGAAAGTGGACCCACCTTCCGGGTGTCCACCGATCAGCCCTTGCGAGTGGGCGACCGCATGTCGATCTCCCTCATCGGGCGCGCACTCGTCGTCCCGGCCATCGATTGA
- a CDS encoding 2,3-bisphosphoglycerate-dependent phosphoglycerate mutase, which translates to MGTLMLLRHGETTFNAASVFTGLLDAPLAPSGEAQVAVAASLIAAEGLVPDVVWQSTMRRATHTTELLLGESSQQVEVRSTWRLVERGYGCLTGLSKAAARHRYGDEDFFTWRRTVGGRPPSASPEQVAGWIDPAPVMERGTLDAGVGESLADVAIRVLPFWQEAIEPPLAGGATIFVVAHGNTLRALASVVFGLPDQQVEHLNIPAGHPLLVPVTAGRLGIPRYLDPDAAGVAAARVAAEGGT; encoded by the coding sequence ATGGGCACCTTGATGCTGCTGCGGCACGGCGAGACCACGTTCAATGCGGCCAGCGTGTTCACCGGTCTGCTGGACGCCCCTCTGGCGCCGTCGGGGGAGGCCCAAGTGGCGGTGGCGGCGTCCCTCATCGCGGCAGAGGGGCTGGTGCCCGATGTGGTGTGGCAGTCCACAATGCGGCGCGCTACCCACACGACTGAGCTGCTGCTGGGCGAGTCGAGCCAGCAGGTTGAGGTTCGCTCAACCTGGCGTTTGGTCGAACGTGGCTACGGCTGCCTCACCGGGCTGTCGAAAGCTGCTGCTCGTCACCGCTACGGCGACGAGGACTTCTTCACGTGGCGGCGCACCGTCGGTGGGCGCCCGCCGTCAGCGTCCCCCGAGCAGGTGGCCGGCTGGATTGACCCGGCTCCGGTCATGGAGCGAGGCACCCTCGACGCTGGTGTCGGTGAATCGCTGGCCGATGTGGCGATCCGCGTTCTCCCCTTCTGGCAAGAAGCCATCGAGCCACCCTTGGCCGGCGGTGCCACCATCTTCGTCGTGGCGCACGGCAACACTTTGCGCGCCCTGGCATCGGTCGTGTTCGGGCTGCCGGATCAGCAGGTAGAGCACCTGAACATTCCGGCCGGTCACCCCCTGCTGGTGCCGGTCACGGCAGGGCGGTTGGGCATTCCGCGCTACCTCGACCCTGACGCTGCAGGTGTCGCCGCTGCCCGGGTCGCAGCCGAGGGTGGCACGTGA
- a CDS encoding iron ABC transporter permease, with protein MLVVALTLVPIGFIIVATIDAGPELVARLVFRSRVAELIGNTVALQVVVVPATIVIGTSAALLVERTHVPAWLSAAFVAPLAVPAFVMSYAWATVWPSIAGLAGASLIATISYFPFVYLPVLATLRRMDPALEESGAALGLTAFGVLRRVTLPQLRLPVLGGALLVALHLLAEYGAFAFVRFDTFTTAIYDQFRSTFAAPAASMLAGVLVLLCLVVLGGEAVVRGRRRHARLGAGVARQAKRVSLGGWLVPVWGAVVALLTAALGVPAWSLVHWLSVGVELDPGIPQALASTLGFATIGAVATCLAAGPIAWLSVRRPARWSRTLEGLAFMSSSLPGIVIGLAFVTVSIRWLPAVYQSSVLLLAAYVVLFLPRAVASLRAGMAQVPTSLGEAAASLGSNPVRTLVRVTVPVLAPAFGAGASMAFLGIAGELTATLLLAPTGTTTLATRFWSLSTELDYPASAPYALLLIALSVPMTIILFRESRGDRS; from the coding sequence ATGCTCGTCGTCGCGCTGACCCTGGTGCCCATCGGCTTCATCATCGTGGCCACCATCGACGCCGGGCCTGAGTTGGTCGCCCGGCTCGTATTCCGATCCCGAGTCGCGGAACTGATCGGTAACACCGTGGCCCTCCAGGTGGTGGTTGTGCCCGCCACCATCGTGATCGGCACGAGCGCTGCTCTGCTGGTGGAGCGGACCCATGTGCCGGCGTGGCTGTCCGCGGCCTTCGTCGCGCCCTTGGCGGTGCCGGCGTTCGTCATGAGCTACGCGTGGGCGACGGTCTGGCCCTCCATCGCCGGGCTGGCCGGGGCGTCCCTGATCGCCACGATCAGCTACTTCCCGTTCGTCTACCTCCCCGTCTTGGCGACGCTTCGACGGATGGATCCAGCGCTCGAGGAGTCGGGCGCAGCGCTCGGCCTCACAGCCTTCGGCGTCCTACGCCGCGTCACCTTGCCGCAGTTGCGATTGCCGGTGCTTGGCGGAGCGCTGCTCGTCGCCCTGCACCTGCTGGCGGAGTACGGGGCATTCGCCTTCGTGCGCTTCGACACCTTCACCACCGCCATCTACGACCAGTTCCGATCCACCTTCGCTGCCCCGGCGGCTTCGATGTTGGCCGGCGTCCTGGTGCTGCTGTGCTTGGTGGTCCTGGGTGGGGAGGCCGTCGTTCGTGGGCGGCGTCGCCACGCGCGCCTCGGTGCGGGGGTAGCCCGCCAGGCCAAGCGCGTTTCGCTTGGGGGGTGGCTGGTTCCCGTGTGGGGCGCTGTGGTGGCGCTGCTGACCGCAGCCCTGGGCGTCCCGGCGTGGTCACTGGTGCATTGGCTCTCGGTCGGGGTCGAGCTCGATCCCGGCATCCCGCAGGCGCTCGCGAGCACGCTTGGTTTCGCCACCATCGGCGCGGTGGCCACATGCCTGGCCGCTGGACCCATCGCCTGGTTGTCGGTGCGGCGCCCAGCACGCTGGTCACGAACCCTGGAGGGCCTCGCCTTCATGTCGTCGTCCCTTCCCGGGATCGTCATCGGCCTGGCGTTCGTGACGGTGTCGATCCGTTGGCTCCCCGCCGTCTACCAGTCGAGCGTGCTGCTCTTGGCCGCCTACGTCGTGCTGTTCCTCCCGCGAGCGGTGGCCAGTTTGCGCGCAGGAATGGCGCAGGTGCCGACCTCGCTCGGCGAGGCAGCGGCATCCTTGGGCAGCAACCCCGTCCGAACCTTGGTCCGAGTGACGGTCCCGGTGTTGGCGCCGGCGTTCGGGGCCGGGGCGTCCATGGCCTTCTTGGGCATCGCCGGAGAGCTGACCGCCACGTTGCTGCTTGCTCCGACCGGGACAACGACGCTAGCCACCAGATTCTGGTCGTTGAGCACCGAGCTGGACTACCCTGCCTCCGCGCCCTATGCGCTGCTGCTCATCGCTTTGTCGGTGCCGATGACCATCATCTTGTTCCGCGAGTCCCGAGGAGATCGATCGTGA
- a CDS encoding N-acetylmuramoyl-L-alanine amidase yields MTNDRHLSVSGRATAWRGLVRIPMAMVTALTVSFGLVAAPAPAHAAPKPSQGSGKVHSTHASLKRTRTLPDAASDKARQARDKIVSLADVTVDTPTAVVGVTWQGSALPEVLYRTTSNDGEVSEWHEVDASAVSQAEAGTSGSEPIVVAGVARVEVATLSAAPVEADVSLYSSTSATDSAAITTQAATTNSVAYDVLKPAIRSRAAWGANESIVGLPYEEGIVTGAMIHHTAGTNSYTAADVPGLLRSIQAYHVNSRGWKDIGYNVLVDRFGTAWEGRGGGLDRAIAGGHALGVTNSRVFGLSFMGDFDQVSPPAAMIATGNSVIAWKFAIHGVNPYGSTFGSGGQDGGSTFLNAISAHRDENATNCPGATVYAMLPQIRASVKSKLDTVSYTVVQPQPTPVTEVPSPSPVDGKITLETTGFLDKGTVIEMQKWLGTAADGVWGRETNLALQRRVGATQTGARDTQTVTALQGYLGVSRSGVLDPTTIQALQRHLNARPAPYAAVTGQVIYAAHSANRGWMRGVADGATAGTVGEGLRMEALRLALGSGLSGDILTSAHVSGVGWRDPVGTSRHAGTVGQQRSLEAVRLTLSGPVAAQYSIRYRAHVGGLGWQPWVTDGATAGTTGQSRQLEAIQVVLVAKATPTPTPSVTPTVTPTPTPTASPTPTPTPTTSPSPTPKPTTSPTPTTPVTPNATASYSVHSQDIGWGPTLTSGAAGTIGKRAEALRFKVSAPGISGDVSYRAHVQDIGWMSPSTSANAIGTSGRGLRMEAFQISLTGELVTRYSVRYRAYVRGIGWQAWVTDGATAGTTGQGRQIEAIEITVVPRNAPSPSVTPTVTPTPTPTASPTPTVTPTPTPTASPTPTPTPTTSPSPTPKPTTSPTPTTPVTPNATASYSVHSQDIGWGPTLTSGAAGTIGKRAEALRFKVSAPGISGDVSYRAHVQDIGWMSPSTSANAIGTSGRGLRMEAFQISLTGELVTRYSVRYRAYVRGIGWQAWVTDGATAGTTGQGRQIEAIEITVVTR; encoded by the coding sequence GTGACGAACGACCGGCATCTTTCCGTTTCAGGTCGCGCCACGGCCTGGCGAGGTCTGGTCCGGATCCCGATGGCCATGGTGACGGCTCTCACGGTCTCCTTCGGGCTGGTAGCCGCCCCTGCTCCCGCACACGCGGCACCGAAGCCGAGCCAGGGATCGGGCAAGGTGCACAGCACCCATGCCAGCCTCAAGCGGACCCGCACACTGCCTGATGCGGCCTCGGACAAGGCCCGCCAAGCGCGCGACAAGATCGTGAGTCTCGCCGACGTCACGGTCGACACTCCTACGGCTGTGGTCGGCGTCACCTGGCAGGGCAGCGCGCTCCCCGAGGTGCTCTATCGGACGACGTCGAACGACGGCGAGGTTTCTGAGTGGCACGAAGTGGACGCGTCAGCCGTGTCCCAAGCAGAGGCTGGGACGTCTGGCTCCGAGCCGATCGTTGTCGCCGGCGTGGCGCGCGTCGAAGTGGCCACGCTGTCGGCTGCCCCAGTCGAAGCGGATGTGTCGTTGTACTCCTCCACCTCCGCCACGGATTCCGCCGCGATCACAACCCAGGCGGCCACCACGAACTCCGTCGCATACGACGTGTTGAAGCCCGCGATCCGAAGCCGTGCCGCGTGGGGTGCTAACGAGTCCATCGTGGGCTTGCCCTACGAGGAAGGCATCGTTACCGGAGCCATGATTCACCACACGGCCGGCACCAACTCCTACACGGCCGCAGACGTTCCAGGCCTCCTGCGATCGATTCAGGCGTACCACGTGAACTCCCGTGGCTGGAAGGACATCGGTTACAACGTGTTGGTCGACCGGTTCGGCACCGCCTGGGAGGGGCGTGGCGGTGGTCTGGATCGTGCCATCGCCGGCGGTCACGCCCTGGGCGTGACGAACTCCCGGGTCTTCGGTCTGTCGTTCATGGGGGACTTCGATCAGGTCTCGCCCCCAGCGGCGATGATCGCGACCGGTAATTCCGTGATCGCCTGGAAGTTCGCCATCCATGGCGTCAATCCCTACGGCAGCACCTTCGGTTCCGGCGGTCAAGATGGCGGATCGACGTTCCTGAACGCCATTTCCGCGCACCGCGATGAGAATGCCACCAACTGCCCGGGCGCCACCGTCTACGCGATGCTCCCGCAGATCCGCGCCTCGGTGAAGTCGAAGCTGGACACCGTGAGCTACACCGTGGTTCAGCCCCAGCCCACACCGGTCACCGAGGTGCCCAGCCCGAGCCCCGTCGACGGCAAGATCACCCTCGAGACGACGGGGTTCCTGGACAAGGGAACCGTCATCGAAATGCAAAAGTGGCTGGGCACCGCGGCCGATGGTGTGTGGGGCCGAGAAACCAATCTCGCACTCCAGCGCCGGGTCGGCGCCACACAGACGGGCGCCAGGGACACCCAAACCGTGACCGCACTGCAGGGTTACCTGGGCGTATCGCGGTCCGGCGTGTTGGACCCCACCACCATCCAGGCCCTCCAACGACACCTCAACGCCCGCCCGGCCCCGTATGCGGCTGTGACGGGTCAGGTCATCTATGCAGCGCACTCGGCCAACCGCGGCTGGATGCGCGGGGTCGCCGATGGTGCCACCGCAGGCACCGTGGGTGAGGGTCTGCGCATGGAGGCCCTGCGTCTCGCACTGGGCTCCGGCCTGTCGGGCGACATCTTGACCAGCGCGCATGTCTCCGGCGTCGGGTGGCGTGACCCGGTCGGCACGTCGCGTCATGCCGGAACTGTGGGCCAGCAGCGGTCGCTCGAAGCGGTCCGCCTGACGCTCAGCGGCCCCGTGGCGGCCCAGTACTCGATTCGCTACCGCGCCCACGTTGGCGGTCTCGGCTGGCAACCCTGGGTCACGGACGGGGCGACTGCGGGCACCACTGGTCAGTCGCGTCAACTCGAGGCCATCCAGGTTGTGCTCGTGGCCAAGGCCACACCGACCCCCACGCCGTCGGTGACGCCCACGGTGACGCCCACACCCACACCGACGGCTTCCCCCACGCCCACGCCTACGCCCACGACGTCTCCGTCGCCGACCCCGAAGCCAACAACGTCACCCACGCCCACCACGCCAGTGACGCCCAACGCGACCGCGTCCTACTCCGTGCACAGCCAAGACATCGGATGGGGCCCAACCCTCACCAGCGGAGCCGCCGGCACCATCGGCAAACGCGCCGAGGCACTGCGGTTCAAGGTGTCCGCACCAGGCATCTCCGGTGACGTCAGCTACCGCGCCCACGTGCAAGACATCGGCTGGATGTCACCATCCACCTCGGCCAACGCCATCGGAACATCCGGCCGCGGCCTGCGCATGGAAGCCTTCCAGATCAGCCTCACCGGCGAACTAGTCACCCGCTACAGCGTCCGCTACCGCGCCTACGTGCGAGGGATCGGCTGGCAAGCCTGGGTCACCGACGGAGCCACCGCCGGAACCACCGGACAAGGCCGCCAGATCGAAGCCATCGAGATCACCGTCGTCCCTCGCAACGCTCCGTCCCCGTCGGTGACGCCCACGGTGACGCCCACACCCACACCGACGGCTTCCCCCACGCCCACGGTGACGCCCACACCCACACCGACGGCTTCCCCCACGCCCACGCCTACGCCCACGACGTCTCCGTCGCCGACCCCGAAGCCAACAACGTCACCCACGCCCACCACGCCAGTGACGCCCAACGCGACCGCGTCCTACTCCGTGCACAGCCAAGACATCGGATGGGGCCCAACCCTCACCAGCGGAGCCGCCGGCACCATCGGCAAACGCGCCGAGGCACTGCGGTTCAAGGTGTCCGCACCAGGCATCTCCGGTGACGTCAGCTACCGCGCCCACGTGCAAGACATCGGCTGGATGTCACCATCCACCTCGGCCAACGCCATCGGAACATCCGGCCGCGGCCTGCGCATGGAAGCCTTCCAGATCAGCCTCACCGGCGAACTAGTCACCCGCTACAGCGTCCGCTACCGCGCCTACGTGCGAGGGATCGGCTGGCAAGCCTGGGTCACCGACGGAGCCACCGCCGGAACCACCGGACAAGGCCGCCAGATCGAAGCCATCGAGATCACCGTCGTCACGAGGTGA